The Cyclobacterium amurskyense genome contains the following window.
AAAAAGAATAATTAAAAACTATTTCTTATTTGCAAATATACCAAAAAATACATTAACACTTCAAATTTAATTAAATATATAAAATTGTAAAAATTTTAATTCTAATAAAAACAAAAAAAACACCCAATAAATTTTAAAATATGCCATTTACACAATATTTATCATGCCAATCTATTCATTAAACAACAAAATACAACATACAACTATTTACTAGCTACATAATGCGAAAAATTGTTTTTTTTCTGGCTTCATTATTTAAAAATTGTAACCTATAAGTAAAAGGTCCTGCCTAAATTACCCTATTACATCTATGGACAAAACCTCCTATATCCTCCTGTATACGACCTTATCCCCCATTAAAGGTGGTAAATCAATTGCATAAAAAGCACCAGATGCATCTGAAATGAGAGGAAGAGTTTCCTTTTGCTGTTTTTTAGGGACTTGTAATCATTTCAATTGGAATAATTGCTAATTCAGCACTATTGTTATTCCAGGTATCTCTGCCTTTTCCAATTGGCCTACCTACTTTCCCACCACTATTAGAATACCCAACATACAGCTTACCTTGGTATTCCACAGCATGAGGATAAGCCAAGGCTGCTTGGGGATGTGACTCTCCTACTCCTTCGGGGAAAACAGAATGGCGAATCACGAATACTTTTGAAAAAAACAGCTCTCCAGGACGACTGATAGCTATGGTCAAAGTGTTTCTCGTTTTATTTACACCATTAAAGGTCGTACCAATCAAATAATATTCACCACTACTCAATTGACCTGTATATGGTTTTGAGGTGGTCATAGGCAAGTTACTGGGCTTAAGTATTGACCAAGTCTGACCAAAATCATTACTTTTTGATGCCAACCCTATGGACTGCTTGCCCCATCGTGCCACATTTATAATTATTGAACCATCAATTATAACAGTGCTTTCACCCCAAACTTTCTCAGTTTTCATAGGAATAACAACCACATCCCATTTGGTAAAATCATCCCCATCGCTTATTGCAACAGCTGGTGGATTGTTCCCACTGCCAGTTTCGTTAACCTGAAAACCTGACATAATCCAGTTCCCATTATCCATTTTTTCAGGAGCTGCCAATGGCCAAAAATTATTCCTTGCAACGATACCTTTGTCCTCCCATACATCCGTTTTTTCATTTAAAAGAAAGGCGCGTACGCGAAGCTTTTCCATAATCCCATCGTATTCTCCATGAAATGCCCACAACTCACCATTGTAAGAAAGAAATTCACCATGACTAACCGCTACATTGTCTCCTCGACCTATGGTTTTGACAGGCCCCCAAGTTTTACCCCCATCCTCACTCACACGGTAATTGGCTTCCTCTGACACTGTATTTTCACCATTTTTATTGTGACCAAAGGAAGCGTAAAGTTTGTCCTTATGCCAGATCAAAGCAACCCCATGCAAAAATCGGTAACCATCTTTAGAAAATTCAAAGGGTTTTATGACCGAAAATTCAACGTTTTCAATAATTGGAATTTTATTTAACTCAGGCATATTAACCGTTGTATCCCATAAAGGGAAAACTTCCTGAGCAAACGATTGGAATGAACATAAAAATCCAATCCACAAAAATACACTTTTCATTGTTTTGACTTTATCGTTAAACAGGTAATGCAACCCACCTATAATCAGGGAATTGCTCCGATTTGATTGCTCTTTTTTAAATCATTATAAAGCGTTCCGTATTTTTAGACAAATGAAAGTGCCACTCAGCTTAACCGGCAAGAATTGGAGACTTTCATCACTTAGCTTTACCTTTAAATTTCTCCTACCAAGCTTAATTCAGCTCAGGTTTTACCCAATCTTTGATCCCACTAGCTTCCTTTTGTTTTTCATATTCCACCCAAAAAGGTTTCTCTTTGGCTAAAGGAGCTGTTTCGTTAACCATTAAAGGTCGCACTTCCTCCCACCAAACACCATAGGCTTCTTTCATTTTTTTAATGAGTTCAGGATGTTCCGCTGCAATGTTATTTGTTTCTCCAGGATCTTGATACAAATCATACAATTCACTGTTTTTCACAAATCTATACTGTTCGTTTCTAATCGCATATTTCTTGAATTTTGAACTGTCAGGATTCGACGTTTCTAAAGTACCTACCCAACGTTCTGTGCCTTCTTGATCTGTAATATTGTCTGGATTTAAAGGCCATCTCCCCTCATGAAAGAATCGAAACCTGTCTTCAGATTGAATGCTGTCATTTTTTAAATAAGAAAGCAAGCTTTGCCCATCCAGATCCGGAATATCAGAGATGTCAATATTGGCAATTTCAGCAAAAGTTGGCAACATGTCATAATGATTAAGCATTACATCCACCTCTTTGCCTTTATTGAATTTATTTGGCCATCTGATAAAGAAAGGAACCCTTGTTCCTCCTTCATAAACACTTCCTTTAAACCCTTTCATCCCTGCATTGTAGGTTTCTCCATGCACGGTATTGTAGCCACCATATGTTTTTCCATTGTCCGACATAAAAATCAAAATGGTATTGTCGGCAATGCCCCAGGCATCTAGTTTATCCATCAATATACCCAAGTTATGGTCCACGTTTTCGATCATTCCATAAAAGCCCTGGGCATCTGTTGGGTAACCCTGATCGATAAATTTTTGCTTGTATTCTTCAGGAGCTATAAAAGGACCGTGAGGTGCATTGGTGGTTATATAAGCAAAAAACGGTTCTTCTGTTAAGGACTTATCTTTTATCCAGGACAAGGCTTGTGTAAAAAACACATCGGTACAAAATCCTTCTGTTTTCACAAAGGTACCATTGTGCTTAATAACGGGATCGAAATAACCATTTCCAGGTGCATCGGCACAAGAACCAGCATAAGCCTGACCTATACCTCCGGCACCATGTATAAACACCTCATCAAATCCACGACTGTCAGGTTGGTACTCCTGTTCATCGCCCAAATGCCATTTTCCAAATATACCACTGGTATAACCTCCCCGTTTCAACACCTGAGGCAAGGTAGTTAGGCCTAGGGCCATTCTTTCTCTTTCCAGAATGGTATGCGTAATGCCATTTTTAAAAGGATGTCGCCCGCTCATAATGGCAGACCTGGTTGGCGCACAAGTAGGACTGACCTGAAAATCCTCTAGACTTATTCCCTGAGATTTCAACTTATCCATATTTGGCGTAGATACATCCGGACTTCCATTGGCAGAAATGTCGCCATATCCCTGGTCATCTGTCATTACCAATATAATATTTGGTGGTAATGGTTCCACCTCTTTGTCCTGTTTACAACCGAAAGTCAAAATGGCCAAGCCAAAGAAGAAAAGTAAATTTAGTGGGAAAGTGTTTTTCATTGTATATTCAATTATGGATTGATTACAAAAATAGCAATAAGATGGGGAAAACAGATGTTATTTGGTTTAATGGTTAATTGTTAATTGTTAATTGTTAATTGTTAATTGTTTTAAACGTACAAGCTTCAATAATCTATTACTGGTATCTGGGCTCGTTGGACTTCTCTACCGGTGCCTGAGCTTGTCGAAGGCAAAGTTGATGTGATTCTCTTTAAAAGGCATGTGGGTTTAGTATTGGAGATTTGGGACATGCCACGCCACTACCAATCACTCTATCACCACACCGGTCACCCCATCACGGATCACCCCATCACTGATCTCTTATTTCAACCTTGTTTTTCCAGCTATTCTACTACAAAATAAAAAATCATTGTATATTTCTGGTAGAACTACTTATCCCCTATTCAATCGGAATAAACATGCACAAAACATATACAATCTTTGGTCTGATAGGCCTTTTATTAATAGTTGCTGGATTTAATAGAATGGCCACAGCTCCCCAAGCAGAAATCAGCAATGGAATTATTAAGGCAAACCTATACCTCCCAGATCATGAAAATGGTTATTACCGTGCTTCTCGCTTCGATTGGTCGGGGGTAATTTCGAGTCTGGAATACAAAGGGCACCAATATTTCGGGCAATGGTTCAAAAAATATGATCCAATGATAAATGATGCCATAATGGGGCCGGTTGAAGATTTCTCTCCTCTAGGCTATGATGAAGCAGAAGAAGGTGGCCTGTTTGTTAAAATTGGTATAGGGGCACTGGAAAAAATCAAGGAAGAGAAATACCGTTTCTCCCATACTTATGAATTGGTAAATGGAGGGGAATGGAAAGTAAAGAAGCATAAAAACCGAGTGGAATTTAGGCATGAATTGATAGATGCAGATGGCTATGGCTACCAATATACCAAAGTGGTGGAATTGGTGAAGGGCAAGCCTGTACTTGTATTAAAACATACCTTAAAAAACACAGGCACAAAATCAATCAATACAAGTGTCTACAACCATAATTTCTTTGTGATTGACCAGGAACCTACAGGACCTAATATTAAAACAACCTTTCCTTATGACATCCACCTTGACAATAGTGAACAAAAGAAAGTGGTTAATTTTGATTCTTTAGGGTTAGTTTCCGATCGTACTATCAGCTTTAGCAGGTATTTCAAAAATGGAGAAAGCGTTTATACCAGCGGTATTATGGGTTTTAGAGATTTGCCTGAAGACTATCAGTTCTCGGTGATGAACACCAAAACAGGCGCTGGAGTAAAAGTCAAGGGAGACAAGGCTTTGGAGAAAATAGTATATTGGGCCAACGCAAGAACTTACTGCGCTGAACCCTATATCAGACTTGAATTGGAACCCGGAGAAACCGTCAACTGGAAAAACGAGTACGACTTCTTCACTTTTGAAAAAGAATAATATCCAAGCTTGTTATGAATAAGTCTTTATTGACCTTCTCCTATATCGCCAAAGAAATAAAGCATGACAACCTTTGAGTACCTTAAATTCCAAGGGGTACTTAAAATGGTAGGAATAAATATGGTGACATAATACACCCAAAGTGGTGGATCATTAAATACCAAATAGGTAAGGAAACCAAAAACCACAAATATGGCTACCCCAACCATATAAGTAAAGAACATTGAAATCTGATAAAAGCCTGGTTCAGGCATAAAATCAAAGCCACATTCTTTACAGTTTTTGTTCAGCTCATTGAATTTACTCATGTTAAGGGCCGAAGTTTTAAACATGTCCCCTTCTTTACAAACTGGACATTTGCAATGAAGCATGGCATTTAATTTCTTATTGTCTTTCCCTAAAGCTTCATGGGTATTGCTGCTCCTAATTTCTTGACTTAAATCCTTCATTTGGGGTTTATTATTTATTCACAAATTACTAAAATAAACATTAGCGTTTAAACCTATAACATCAATTAACTCTTTCTACAAATATAAATCTCTAATAAGTTCTTATAGTTCATTAATTCAACAAAATATTGTTAGGTACTAGCTATTACCCTAATTCCCAGAAACTTTAGTTATAGTTAGTAAATATGGAATTTCGCACTGTAAAAACATTCATCCTTAACTATTGCAATTATAGGTAAACTGCCTAATTCACTAAAGATTCACCTAATTTCTTCAATTATTTTGTCAGGAAAGGTATGACACTAAACTCCTGTGAAGAAAAATTTGAAAGCTTGGAGCCTACGGTTTTCTACTACCGTCCATTGAAAACCTTTAAAGAAAATTTAGTAGCACCTCCACCGAGAAACTCAATAGAATTCCCTACAATAAAGCCCGGAAGGAAGGTGGACATTAAGACTGATTCAAATGAGCTTCTTCTAATGTTGACAGAACCACAACATAGGATAATATGGATGAAAAG
Protein-coding sequences here:
- a CDS encoding arylsulfatase; this translates as MKNTFPLNLLFFFGLAILTFGCKQDKEVEPLPPNIILVMTDDQGYGDISANGSPDVSTPNMDKLKSQGISLEDFQVSPTCAPTRSAIMSGRHPFKNGITHTILERERMALGLTTLPQVLKRGGYTSGIFGKWHLGDEQEYQPDSRGFDEVFIHGAGGIGQAYAGSCADAPGNGYFDPVIKHNGTFVKTEGFCTDVFFTQALSWIKDKSLTEEPFFAYITTNAPHGPFIAPEEYKQKFIDQGYPTDAQGFYGMIENVDHNLGILMDKLDAWGIADNTILIFMSDNGKTYGGYNTVHGETYNAGMKGFKGSVYEGGTRVPFFIRWPNKFNKGKEVDVMLNHYDMLPTFAEIANIDISDIPDLDGQSLLSYLKNDSIQSEDRFRFFHEGRWPLNPDNITDQEGTERWVGTLETSNPDSSKFKKYAIRNEQYRFVKNSELYDLYQDPGETNNIAAEHPELIKKMKEAYGVWWEEVRPLMVNETAPLAKEKPFWVEYEKQKEASGIKDWVKPELN
- a CDS encoding DUF983 domain-containing protein, which translates into the protein MKDLSQEIRSSNTHEALGKDNKKLNAMLHCKCPVCKEGDMFKTSALNMSKFNELNKNCKECGFDFMPEPGFYQISMFFTYMVGVAIFVVFGFLTYLVFNDPPLWVYYVTIFIPTILSTPWNLRYSKVVMLYFFGDIGEGQ
- a CDS encoding sialidase family protein, which encodes MKSVFLWIGFLCSFQSFAQEVFPLWDTTVNMPELNKIPIIENVEFSVIKPFEFSKDGYRFLHGVALIWHKDKLYASFGHNKNGENTVSEEANYRVSEDGGKTWGPVKTIGRGDNVAVSHGEFLSYNGELWAFHGEYDGIMEKLRVRAFLLNEKTDVWEDKGIVARNNFWPLAAPEKMDNGNWIMSGFQVNETGSGNNPPAVAISDGDDFTKWDVVVIPMKTEKVWGESTVIIDGSIIINVARWGKQSIGLASKSNDFGQTWSILKPSNLPMTTSKPYTGQLSSGEYYLIGTTFNGVNKTRNTLTIAISRPGELFFSKVFVIRHSVFPEGVGESHPQAALAYPHAVEYQGKLYVGYSNSGGKVGRPIGKGRDTWNNNSAELAIIPIEMITSP